From a single Paramormyrops kingsleyae isolate MSU_618 chromosome 14, PKINGS_0.4, whole genome shotgun sequence genomic region:
- the LOC111841670 gene encoding LOW QUALITY PROTEIN: NADPH oxidase 3 (The sequence of the model RefSeq protein was modified relative to this genomic sequence to represent the inferred CDS: substituted 1 base at 1 genomic stop codon), whose amino-acid sequence MNLIINEGVSVFMVVLLVGVNVALFTVTFLYYSSQEAFSYTRVMLGSGLAFARASATCVNLNCMVILLPVSRNLVSLLRGSCTCRCRVLRKQLDKNITFHRVVGYLLVFHSVVHVIAHLSNIERYHESQSTEAGELLLKLSSLGDRLNESFLNPIRTYNTTPTKEVLVNVSGLSGLVITLVLALMVTSSTEFIRRSSYEVFWFTHHFFVVFLVGLVIHGIGGIVRGQTAESLLMHNVSYCREHLDEWGDVDQCPLPHFRGSDPASWKWIIAPSLLYICERILRFTRSLQPVAITKVVTHPSNVVELQMTKTGFRMEPGQYVYLQCPAIAPLEWHPFTLTSAPEEDHFSVHVRVAGDWTAALYAGLGSSANQFNLFXVLCLSPSLAVDGPFGSASRDVFRYEVSVCIAAGIGVTPFASVLKSLQYKSSNPRKAMKLQKLYFFWICRDTTAFEWFRDLLLSLEGDTTGTGRLVSFHIYLTSWDDAQARHITLHRDSQRDVVTGFREKTFFGRPNWDQEFRSIADSHPGSNIGVFLCGPKAISKVIRKMCSTHSTSTLRGVHFHFNKERF is encoded by the exons ATGAACTTGATTATTAATGAAGGAGTGTCTGTGTTTATGGTG GTACTGTTGGTGGGAGTCAACGTCGCCCTGTTCACAGTCACGTTCCTCTATTACAGTAGCCAGGAGGCTTTTTCCTACACCCGTGTCATGCTGGGG TCGGGTCTGGCTTTTGCCCGAGCCTCTGCGACGTGTGTGAACCTGAACTGCATGGTCATATTGCTGCCAGTGAGCCGCAACCTCGTCTCCCTCTTGCGAGGCTCCTGCACT TGCAGATGCAGAGTGTTAAGAAAGCAGCTGGACAAAAACATCACTTTTCACCGTGTGGTGGGCTACCTGCTGGTGTTTCACTCCG TTGTCCACGTTATTGCCCATCTCTCCAACATTGAGAGGTACCACGAGAGTCAGTCTACGGAAGCAGGAGAGCTGTTGCTGAAACTCTCCAGCCTGGGAGACAGGTTAAATGAGAGCTTTTTGAACCCCATCCGCACCTATAACACT ACGCCTACAAAGGAGGTGCTGGTTAACGTGTCTGGGCTCTCCGGATTGGTCATCACACTGGTCCTGGCTCTGATGGTCACTTCATCTACCGAGTTTATCAGGCGCTCCTCTTACGAGGTGTTCTGGTTCACCCATCACTTCTTTGTGGTCTTCCTGGTTGGGTTGGTCATTCACGGCATTGG GGGCATTGTCCGGGGACAGACTGCCGAGAGCCTGCTGATGCACAACGTTTCCTACTGTCGAGAGCACTTAGATGAGTGGGGGGATGTGGACCAGTGCCCCCTACCACACTTCCGGGGAAGTGACCCAGCG TCGTGGAAATGGATAATCGCTCCCTCCCTCCTTTACATCTGTGAGAGAATCCTGCGTTTCACTCGCTCTTTACAACCAGTGGCCATTACTAAA GTGGTGACTCACCCATCGAACGTGGTGGAGCTGCAGATGACGAAGACGGGCTTCCGCATGGAGCCAGGCCAGTACGTGTACCTGCAGTGTCCTGCCATCGCCCCTCTGGAGTGGCACCCCTTCACCCTGACGTCTGCCCCCGAGGAGGACCACTTCAGCGTGCACGTGCGCGTGGCGGGGGACTGGACGGCTGCCCTGTAT GCGGGGCTTGGGTCATCTGCCAATCAGTTTAATCTTTTCTGAGTACTGTGTCTCTCCCCCAGCCTGGCGGTGGACGGCCCGTTCGGCTCGGCCAGCCGTGACGTGTTCCGGTATGAGGTCAGTGTGTGCATCGCGGCGGGTATTGGAGTCACCCCATTCGCCTCTGTCCTCAAATCACTCCAGTACAAGTCCTCAAATCCCAGGAAAGCCATGAAACTCCAGAAG CTCTACTTCTTCTGGATCTGTCGTGACACCACCGCCTTCGAGTGGTTCCGGGACCTCCTGCTCTCCCTGGAGGGTGACACCACGGGTACGGGGCGCCTCGTCAGCTTCCACATCTACCTCACCAGCTGGGACGATGCTCAG GCACGCCACATCACCCTGCACCGTGACTCCCAGAGGGACGTGGTCACCGGCTTCAGGGAGAAGACGTTCTTCGGCAGGCCCAACTGGGACCAGGAGTTTCGGAGCATTGCAGACTCACACCCTGG